The following is a genomic window from Egibacteraceae bacterium.
CCTCTTCGGACGCCTGCTCGAGCGGGGTGTGCTCGTCCGGGACTTCTCCCGGGCGCCTCGCCTGGAGGGCTGCGTGCGGGTGACGATCGGCACCGCGGAGGAGAACGACGCGTTCCTCACCGCGTTGCGGGACTGCCTCGCGGACCTGCCGGCGGGCGCGGGAGGGGGCGGGCGGTGAGCCGCGTCGGCAAGATCGTGCGGGAGACCAAGGAGACCCGCCTCGACGTGCTGCTCGATCTCGACGGCGGCGGCGAGACCGACGTCGCCACCGGCGTGCCGTTCTTCGACCACATGCTCGACCAGCTCGGCCGCCACGGCCGCCTGGGGCTGCGCGTCCGCGCGGAGGGGGACCTCGACGTCGACGCCCATCACACCGTCGAGGACACCGGCATCGCCGTCGGTCAGGCCCTCAGCCAGGCGCTCGGCGACAAGACGGGGGTGGAGCGCTTCGGCGACGCTACCGTCCCGATCGACGAGGCGCTCGTGCGCGTGGCCGTGGACCTGTCGGGCCGCCCCTATCTCGT
Proteins encoded in this region:
- the hisB gene encoding imidazoleglycerol-phosphate dehydratase HisB — its product is MSRVGKIVRETKETRLDVLLDLDGGGETDVATGVPFFDHMLDQLGRHGRLGLRVRAEGDLDVDAHHTVEDTGIAVGQALSQALGDKTGVERFGDATVPIDEALVRVAVDLSGRPYLVYHADTPVELVGTYETTLTKHFFEALVANAALTLHVTKLAGEGSHHIQEAVFKGVAVALRRAVALTGSAGVPSTKGLL